Genomic segment of Arachis stenosperma cultivar V10309 chromosome 4, arast.V10309.gnm1.PFL2, whole genome shotgun sequence:
ATAACCTCCCTCAGGTATACGTATATTGCATACAGACATGTGCACACGTGCATACACTCACAATGTTTATATGtttctcttcttattctttgttttattGATTAAACTAAGGGTAATATTGAAAATGATGTGTAAGTGAAGTGAGATTCTAATTTGAATGTTAGTCTATATCAATGTGGTCTGTTGACTATTGTCGTTGCTTCTCATGCTTATTTGTAAAGTTTGAGTACGTAATGATATAATTGATATTAACAATTTCAGAATACAGTATAGAAGCATGAAAGAAAAGTGTTTAGAGCCAAAAGAAGATGAAAAGAAGCTcaagaagaacaagaacaagattaagaagaaaaagaagaaaggcGAGACAGTTGACAAAAGGGAAAGGGTGACATGTTTGAGAAGTTGGAGGCTCTGAGTAGACGACTGCAGCGTTGCCTTCTAAAGGGATCAATCCATTGAAAATACTAGTCCTCTTGAACATTTGTATCATACTGACTGATTAACTTAAAGATAGATATTCTTCATGTCTACTTCTGATGTTCATGTTCTTAGAGCATCAGTGTGATCCTATATTTGTTGTAGCCACTCCTTGGAATTTGGTTTTGTTGGTTTGTAATTGTAGGCAGTCAGTCTTTGACTCCTTGTTAAtattaaagattttttaattttatttttatcaaatgttctttttaataattaaatgttCTTATAAGTCTTTTATAACAATTTTCTCAATAATAATTAccaccattaaaaatactaaaacaacAACGTATAGATAAGAACCCAAGTCCAAGTGGGAGCAAACTAATATTACTATTAAAGTGAAATCAATAATATGCTTCTATTGAAAATTAAAACCAGTCATGAAATAAAATTACATGGAAGACCCTGCAAAAGTATATACAAAATCTTGACCTTCTAGTCTCTGCAAGGAAAGCAAATAAGAGAGAGCCAGAATAAAAGCAGACATGGAAGACATTTGAGTAATCCCTATAACTTATATACAAAGCCAAACCCAAACCCAAAATCTTATATACTAAAATACAAAGGAATCACCAACGAGATGAGAACCTAAGGGAATGAGATTCAATAACCAGTAAGCAACTGTTTAAGGCTATACACCTATCTCCTAAGCTATAATAATGTTATGATTTCCAACATAAGATTGATAGACGGTATATCTATCCCTTACACACTTCTTTTTCCACCTCTTGAAAACTGTAGAGTGCCACTGGCtgaatatattattatattgacGTGCTGAGATGATACAAATCCTTAGTTATAGATTTTTACCGGCTTCTCAAATGCGTGACGATTCTGCAAAATTGAGAACTAATCATTGAAAACATCAAGAGACCTTAAAATAGAATTATATACAGTGATGCATATTCTATGCATGATCTCAAGCCATTAATTCAaagaatttgatttcaaattgTCTTCAAACTTGAAAAATATCTAGAGATCTTTTTCTACTGCTGACTTTTAGCTTTTCTATATCTACTGCAAATGAATATGTGGGCTTCAACTAATCTGTTCACCAACATAAAAAATCAGTTGTCACATTCCAATCACAAAAATCTGTAAGaaattttagatttaaaaaGCATTGCATATATATATTCAGTAATGCTATACCAATGAAACTAACCAATCACAGTGAACAACCACCACAATGTTCATATCTATCGTCACTCAACAATCATGCATTCACTATAGTTAAACCTCACCAGTAAAAATTGGAGGCCAAAAAAGAAGTCAAATTTGCATTTGAAAGCTACAATCATATAGTtacataaaaaaacaaaaataaaaaacaccaTTTTTTTAGAGACTGTTTTCAGTTCACCCAAATCTCAATCCTTGATAAACAAAAAAAGGATGAACAAAAGCCAGTCAATTAtaaattgaaaaacaaaaggaTGGGGCATTGGAGAAAggtttgaaaaactaaaaaccCTGTATCAGAAACAGGGGCCTCTTTATTTTGACAAAATACTTGAGCAAGTGCTTGAAACAAAAAATCCGGTATCATAATCCGAAATTATTCACTGTTCTAGATTACAGAGCCATTGTAATCATAATTTaaccaaaaagaaaatgaaaaatcatggaatttgggagaggaagtggaaggaACGGAAGAAAACGAGAGAAGAAGCTAATAGGtattcactaataattttctTCACGTCGACAATCATGCATtgctgtaacaccctaattagcctaagccttacctcgcgtcgtaaagccaaggttaatcagagattacgacagttctaaactcaaacataatatatatatagaaagaatagtataatctagaagcccgatgaaagaTATAGCTCAAAAATAGAATTTCGAAGCACAAACATACTAACGGAGCTACTAGCTTAAGGCATAAGAAACAGAGAAGATATAACAAAAGATAAGTATATAATATCATAGGGAACTAGTCACGactcgcggagtttaagccggctagccatatactgatatacaaaaccatacagtgaaaacagcttatacaagttttgttctctcaaatacatgcctctaggcaaaacaaaatacaaaaggagagatgtataaacaaaataaaccaaaagAAACTCAAAATGACCCAAGATTCTCCGCTCCTGTCACCAACCAAAGCAACTCACCGAgatgggttgcgacctgcatctgaaaaatacaacaacaatatggtatgagaaccggaggttctcagtatggtaacagttcccagtgatataggatataagaccccgggacgccaaaggcaatcctaagcttcatatccatcacaagattcaacTTAAATCATTATAAAACATTTAAGCATAATATACCAACTTGACTTAAATAAACCAGGTTATCTATCTTAAGGAATTTCTATGCTAACCaaacaccgctgtcccacagccttcaccaaccgatcctccatgcgattccatcgccaccgccttccgaatctcctcaatcccagcagaaaacacagataatgttcaaagcaagtaaagcacaagtagtagcatatatggcaaataattcaaatagcaagtaagcatgttattcaattaggcaaaccattACAAATAGACAAAGCATACAAGCAAATAggaaatgcatatgatgaatgcctgccctactgactgtgatatcacattgtcggttcaactgccaacccgacacatctccatggagacgtCGCCCTTCGGATTTCTTAtatgggaacccccgagatatagtgcccGGATCACTGTCCAGGTACCGGCGCCTGCTCGCCCTATagatccgaagggatgcgagcgggatattcttgcctcagacctcacatctcaacgtaagcgggattaaccaccgtccttacgccgccgctgctacctcgacaggcgggattaaccaccgtccctgccaggcgcatagcgtctcaaaatatcatgtaaaaatattatttcagtGGTTTTCAAAAGCATTTTCAGTATACATAGATCCATCATTCCTCATCTCATATACCAATTATCCTTCACCTAACGTCAAACCATTCTCAGCACGCCAGAAACCTAGACCTCCGTTTTCTAATTTACCTTAAGATCATGTACTAGAGCCCTTAATTTATATCCCATGTTCTAATACTCAAAACTAGgtttttaacaccaactttgaatgatcgtaactttctctacaaaattccaaTTTTCACAAACCTTATACTGATTCGAAGAattttcaaagatctttaattctaaacaattttcaatcaattttgaaaaccgaggcaaaagttatgatcaaacaaagtttaccaaaaactcaattttttcaaacttcACAATTACCACACTATCTCACCATACCCATACCAAATCATACCAAACCATCCAAAGCtccatttttcatcaaaatgtACCTGTTATAGCATAATACATCAACCTCACCACATTTCTTCTCATTTCATTATTCTCAATTCCAACATCAAATATATAACACTTATGATCAAAATCACTATCAAACCCACCATTTCATAAATCATAACACTACAATCATTATAAGAACCAACTCCCAATCCATACaatcattcaacatcatcatatcATTATAATTCATCACAATCAACTCAACATTCATCAATTCATCAATATTTAGTATACCAACCATCATTTTAATTCAACCTATCCTATTGGTCACTAGCCtatgtgtccatgaatattatatactacatagaggaaaccgaaaccataccttggccgattcccttTATGCacccaaacttaaaatgagcaccaacaagcttccaaccacaatccaagctttcaaatccactccaacaagcacaaataagttccaaaagctcccaaagccacaataatcaaactatatacatataaatcaccataaatcaacctagggttcaACATAAGCATAATCTCACAAGGGTTTAAGAGCTTTTACCTTTCCCAACAGATTTGACAACGCAAATCCAAAGCTAAGTAAGGATTAAAGCAaacctaaacatccaaaatcacaaaaacccATTTAACCCAAAACTCTAATAAAACCCGAAATTTTGAAGAGCAAAACTGGAAGGATTTCGTGATTACCTTGAGGGTTTCTTgggtgggttttgtagagctcttcacaaggaacgcgtagccgcaaacggtgcggcgatcggagctccgtagctcaagatatgagcttggGAAGTTTGAAGTGAATAGTAACAATGGTGGAAAGCTCTCACCTCTCTCCTCACTTCAGCTGCAGTTGTGTTTAGGTTATGAGGGTGAAAGTGGCTGAAATGGGTTCATTTAAGTGtatttatatgttgggcttgggcccaacttgggcccggtccaacccgttagcgtttttagcccgtttggccTAACTTCGGAccaaatctttaaaattaaagcCCAGTTTTCCATTTCTAatgtttttctaaggtttttgatGGTTTTCACTTTTCTCGTGTGGTACCAGGcagacttgaaccggttcaaccagTTCAATTTCCGGTTCGTAATTTTTCACGGTTTTTCGTAGAAAgcacattttctgactcagaaagacccactgagtccaaaaatcacctttaaatcctcaaattctctCTCTAACCTTTCGGAATCTAATTTGGGCAATTAATTCACTTAATTAACCGATTGATTAGTTGCGGTTCTTACATTCTCCCCACCAAATAagaaattttgccctcaaaatttgaATTACCTGAGAAAAGCTCGGGATAATCTTTTCGCATCTCAGACTCCAATTCCCAAGTGTGCTCTTCTACTCCTGCTCGCTCCCAAGCAACTTTAACCAATGGGACATCCTTTCCTCGCAGCTTCTTCATACTAGTGTCATCGATCCTCACTGGTGTCACTTGGAGAGTCAAGTTCTCTTTCAACTTGACCGATTCAGGCTCCAACACATGAGCCGCATCCGACGTGTATTTACGGAGCTGTGATACGTGGAATACGTCATGCAAGTTAGACAGATGAGGTGGCAAAGCTACTTGATATGCCACCGGCCCGAATCTCTTCAAAACCTCAAACGGTCCTATATATCTTGGGTTCAACTTCTTGGTTTTGATTGCTCTTCCAATCCCAGTTGTTGGTGTAACCCTAAGGAATACATGTTCTCCCACTTCAAACTCTAAGGGTTTCCTTCTCTGATCCGCATAACTCTTCTGTCGACTTTGGGCAGTTAAAATCCTTGCACGAATCTTCTTAATGTTCTCAGTAGTCTCTGCTATCAAATCTGGACCCAAAACACTTACTTCTCCACATTCATACCAACAAAGTGGAGATTGACACTTCCGTCCATACAaagcctcatacggagccatccCAATGCTTGCATGAAAGCTGTTGTTATATGCgaactccaccaatggcatgtAACGATCCCAACTCCCGGGTTGATCCAACACACATGCTCTCAGCATATCTTCCAATGTTTGAATAGTCCTTTCCGATTGTCCATCTGTTTGTGGATGATACGCCGTACTAAGACATAGCTTTGTACCGAAAGCTCTTTGGAAAGCTCCCCAAAACCTTGATGTGAATCGGGGATCACGGTCCGATACTATACTTGACGGCACACCATGCAACCTCACTATCTCCTTGATGTATAATCTTGCCAACTCCTCCATAGAACAGTTTAGTCGGATAGGCAGAAAATGAGCGGATTTGGTTAAGCGATCTACGATCACCCAAATCGCATCAAACCCCGACCTAGTCCTCGGTAAACCGGTAACAAAATCCATTGCAATTCCTTCCCACTTCCACTGAGGATCTCAAGTGGTTGTAGCATTCCTGACGGTTTTTGATGCTCTATCTTCACTTTTTGGCAGGTCAAACATTTGGATACCACTGTAGCTATATCACTCTTCATCCCCggccaccagaacatcttcTTCAGTCATAATACATCTTCGTGCTCCCGGGATGAATAGAAAACCCACTGTTGTGAGCCTCCAACAGCAAGTCTTGCCTCAAACTCCAACATCTGGTATGCAAATCCTTCCCTTATATCTCCATAACCCTTCATCATCCTTAGTGAACTCTTCGCGTCTCTTATCACCAACTGGTTGAAACAATTGCTGAAACTTCTGCTCATCTTGCTGAGCCCTTTGTATTTTGATTAAACGTGCTTGAAATCTGTAACTGATTCAAACAAGCTCTTCCGGCAACTTCACTAATATCCAGCTTAAGATCTACAAACTTATCCACtagttttcttctttgattctCATCCAAGCAATTGTTAAAGATTTCCGACTCAAAGCGTCTGCTACCACGTTCGCCTTTCCAGGGTGATAACTCAACTCGAAATCATAATCTTTAAGCaactccatccaccttctctggcGCATATttagctctttctgatcaaagatgtACTTGAGACTCTTATGATCAGAAAAGACGCTAAACCTTACTCCGTATAAGTGTCTCCAAATCTCAATGCAAACACAATTGCCGCTAATTCCAAGTCATGAGTGGGGTAATTCACCTCATGCGGTCTCAGCTGATGCGATGCGTAAGCCACCACATTCCAGTGTTGCATCAACACGCAACCCAAACCCTTCAAAGAAGCATCACAATATACCTCAAACGGTTCACGCGGTTCCGGTAGGATTAGAACAGGTGCTGAAGTTAACCTCTGCTTTAACGTTTGAAAACTTTCTTCGCACTCCGACGTCCACTCGAACGACACTTCTTTCCTTGTCAACTTTGTCATTGGTAGCGCAATCCGGGAAAATCCTTCGATAAATCTCCGGTAATATCCGGCTAaacccaaaaagcttctgactTCCGTCACAGTCGTCGGTCTTTCCCATTCCATCACTGCTTCTACTTTAGAAGGATCTACAGCTATTCCTCCcttactcaccacgtggccTAAGAACTTTACTTCCTCCTTCCAGAACTCGCACTTTGACAACTTAGCGTATAACTTCCGCTCCTTTAAGATTTGCAGTACAATCCTCAAGTGTTCCTCATGCTCCTTTACCGTCTTAGAGTAAACTAAGATGTCATCTATGAAAACCACCACAAATTTGTCCAAAAAGGGACGAAACACTctgttcatgtaatccatgaaaacAGCAGGTGCATTCGTTAACCCAAAGGACATTACCGCAAACTCGTAGTGTCCATAGCGTGTCCTAAACGCAGTCTTAGGGATATCATCTTCCTTCACTCTTATCTGGTGGTAACCGGATCtcaaatcaatcttggaaaaCACTCCAGCTCCTTGCAATTGATCCATCGTCTATCCTTGGCAGCGGGTACTGTTCTTCACTGTCACTTTATTTAACTGTCGGTAATCCACACACAAACGCATCcctccatctttcttcttcaccaataaaCTGGCGCTCCCCACGGTGATACACTTGGTCGAATGAACCTTATTCAGAAGCTCTTCCAACTGAGTCTTTAGCTCTGCCAGCTCTTAGGAGCCATTCTATACGGTGCAATCGATACTGGTCCGGCCCGGCACCAATTCAATCGCAAACTCAATTTCCCTTTGAGGTGGGAACTCAGGGATATCTTCCGGGAACACTTCTGGAAAATCTCTAACCACCGGAATTTGATCTATGTTATGGGCATCGCCCAACGCATTGGCAGCCAACAGAATATAACCCTGACACTCCTCCCCACTATAATGCACCATTACAGAGTTCAGGTAATACCCTGTAGCTACCACTGCTCCATTTTCTCCTTCCGGCATAAACCGAATTGTCCGTTCAAAGAAATCCAACAAAATCCGGTTCTTCGACAACCAATCAAACCCCAAAATCATCTCCAGCCCCACCATTGGTAAACAGATCAAATCGTGTACAAAGTCTCTACCCTCAAGCTTGAAACCTACTTGTCTACAACCTGACCTAGTCATAATTGTTTGATGCGGAGTATGTACATGTAGATCAAAAGGTAACTCTGATACTTTCAAGCCTAATTCCTCAACTTTAGCAAATGAAATAAACGAATGCGAAGCTCCAGTATCATATAATGCAACTAAGGATTTATCACCAATTAGACATATACCTTCATCAAAGGATCCGCCTTGGAAGCATCCTTGGCATTCACAGCAAAGACTCGACCTTGATGCTGACTCTGGCTCGCATTCTGATTCCCCCACGAGGGCATCCCTCGCAATGTGGCCAGGTAACCCACACTTGAAGCAACCACCTAAACCAATCTTACATGAGTCATAAGGGTGAAAAACGTCCACAACGATCACAAGCTAAATCCGGATAACTCTTACTCTGATTTCCTCTTCCTTTAGCATACTGAAACTGATTCTGATTGTTCTTTCTGAAGCCCCCTTGGCCTTGAGGAGTATATCCCCCTCTTTTGAAGCTTTGTCCTCTTGGATGAAAATACTTGCCACGCCCACGACTAGAGCTCCCTCCATGAGTGTCCTTAGATGCCGCCACTGTCTTGGCATACTCCTCCACTACCCATGCTTTGTTCACCAAGTCGGAGAAGACACGGATCTCCATAGGAGCCACAGCAGTCATAATGTTGTCCTTCAAGCCCCTTTGGTACTTAATGCACCTCCAGCTCTCGAAAGTCTCCGGGTCACCCTGACATACCCGAGAAAACCTACAAAGCTCTTCGAACTTGTTGGTGTACTCTGCCACAGACATGGaaccttgcttcagctgcatTAGCTCCATCTCCTTTGCTTCCCTTGCAGACTCAGGAAAGTATTTCTTGTAGAAAGCCGTTTGAAACACCTCCCATGGAATGTCGGCGTTCTGAAGCTGTAGCAAACGACACTCAGCTTGCCACCAGGGCTGGGCCTCTCCCGCTAGCTGATAAGCGGCAAACTCTACATATTGATTGAGAGAACATGCTGCGCCTGTAAAGCACGCTCTATAGCCTGGAACCAGTGGTCC
This window contains:
- the LOC130975231 gene encoding uncharacterized protein LOC130975231, coding for MAAMANLANTMEANAAATLQAVQRLGQPTGNGNGNGNGEGNTNDAEGNGDNTGGVSMTLATFLKVHPPLSEDPTDPIEADHWFQAIERALQAQHLQNADIPWEVFQTAFYKKYFPESAREAKEMELMQLKQGSMSVAEYTNKFEELCRFSRVCQGDPETFESWRCIKYQRGLKDNIMTAVAPMEIRVFSDLVNKAWVVEEYAKTVAASKDTHGGSSSRGRGKYFHPRGQSFKRGGYTPQGQGGFRKNNQNQFQYAKGRGNQSGCFKCGLPGHIARDALVGESECEPESASRSSLCCECQGCFQGGSFDEGICLIGDKSLVALYDTGASHSFISFAKVEELGLKVSELPFDLHVHTPHQTIMTRSGCRQVGFKLEGRDFVHDLICLPMVGLEMILGFDWLSKNRILLDFFERTIRFMPEGENGAVVATGYYLNSVMVHYSGEECQGYILLAANALGDAHNIDQIPVVRDFPEVFPEDIPEFPPQREIEFAIELVPGRTSIDCTV